The nucleotide window GCTTCACCAGCCTCGACCACGAGGTCCACTTCAACGAATGGCTCCAGCGCGAGGGCTGGCTCTCGTACGGCGAGGACGATCACGACAGCCTCGCGGACATCTCCGAGGACACCGAGGCATACGCGTTCATCCCCGGACGGTTCTACATCAATCTCGAAGGACGCGAGCCACGCGGCGCAGTGGCCGAAGAGGACTACGAGGACAAGCGCACCGAACTGAAGAAAGCCCTCGAAACGCTCGAAGGCCCCGACGGTCGGAAGGTCTGCGAGCGCGTCGTCGAGAAGGGCGACGCCTTCCGGGGCGCGCACGACGACATCGCCCCCGATCTCGTGGCGATCCCGAACCACGGTTTCGACCTCAAAGCGGGCTTTTCGGGCCACGACGAGGTCTTCGACACCGGTCCGCGCAACGGGATGCACAGCTTCGACAACGCCACGCTGCTCGTCGACGACCCGACCGCCCGGATCGGCGGCGACACCGACCTCTTCGACGTCGCGCCGACGCTGCTCGATCTCATGGAGATCGACTACGACCGCAGCGAGTTCGACGGTGCGAGCCTCGCCTGAGCGGAAAAATCTAGAACTGAACCGCTATTCGTCGAGTTCGAAGGCGATCTCGACTTCGGCCTGATACTCGCGACCGTCGACTTCGGCGATCTCGACGCCAAGGTTCTCGGTCGTCGCCCATTTGACGTTGTTGAGCGTGTCCTCGGCGCGGTCGACGGCATCGTCGACGGCCGCCTCGAACCCGTCGTCGCTCGTTCCGATCATCGTGATTTTCTTGTAGACCATCGCGGCATGCGCTTCAGCCGGTAGGAGTATAAAACCCCACTTCGCGGCCCTTCTCACTCGGTTGTGGACGGCTATCCGGTCTCGCGTTCGCGGGTGTCGAGCCGTGCGACGATGGCATCGACGACGCCACTCAGTCGTGCGCCGCCCCAGATGGCGACGACGGCCGCGCCGATCGTATCGAAGATGAGGTCGAGCATCGTGTCTTCGAGCCCGTACTGGGTGAGGACAGTGCCCGAGCCGATCAGCGCCGAGAGCGAGCTGACGGTGAACTCGATGACCTCCCAGAGAACGCCGAAGGCGAGCACGAACAGAAAGATGAACACGACCATGAACTCCGAGGGAAAGGAGACCTCCTCGCTGTGGACGTCGAGCGCGCGGGCGGCCGCGTAGCCGACGGCGGCGACGACCGACGCCGACAGCCCGTGGGTGAGATGGTCGTACCACCACAGCGACTGGTAGGGCGACAGCGACGTCCAGGGCAGGCCGACGCCGCCGAAGGCGTGCAGGAAGACCGCGGCCGTGATCCAGAGCGTCAGCCCCGCGTCCATCGGGATGCCGTAATCACGCTGGAGTATTCCGGGCAGTCGCGTCACCCCGAGCGCGAGCAGCGTATTGACGATGACGGTCGTGTTGCCCTGCAGGAGGCCGAGAACGAACATGCCGACGAGGCCGACCTCCATCGCGCGCGTGAGCTGGCGCTGGCGGCGTTCGGAGATACCGAGCCGATCGCGCAGCCTCATCGAGCCACCTCGGGCAGCCGTTCGGGCGGCAGTCGCCGACGGACGTACCCTTCGAAGAAGAGGCCGGCACCGACGCCGGCGACCGTCGAGGCGACGAACTCCCACATCAGCGCGTCCTCCGAGCCGAGAAAGCCGGTGCCGAGATAGAGATCGGCGACCCAGCGGATGACCGCCCAGCCGCCCGCGGCCGCGAGCGTCGCGATCACGACGAAGCCGACGGCGAAGCGATAGCTCATCTCCACGGACGTGAACAGATGGAGTTCAACCGCGACGATGAGCGCGAGCGCCGCCACCGCGAGATAGGTCGCAACCCCGCTGACTGGGGGACTGAACGCACGCGCGAGCGTCGGCAGGGCTGCGAGGGCGAGCACCTCCCAGGGAACCATCACCAGCGCTGAGCGGAGCGCGACGGCCGGCAGCACCGAGAGCACGACGATGCTCGCGGCGAAGATCGCCCAGAGCAGCCGGCCGCGAACCAGCGAGACGACCGCGACGACGGCGACGAACGCGACGAAGGTCCAGGCGAGCAGGGCGTTGGCCCGCTTGCTTTCGAGGAGTCGGTCGAGCTCCGCGCGTGACATGGCTCGCCTTCGTCGGCGGGGGACTTCATCCCTCCCCTCAGAGCACGAGATAGACGGCGGCGTAGGCGATCGACGCGAGCGTCACCGCCGCCAGCCCGGTGAGTGTGGCCGTCAACACGCTCTCGCCGTCGAGCGCTCGTCGGGATCGACGGAGGCGGCGGACGAGCGGGGCCGGCCCGACGGCACCAACCGCGAGCACGCTGAAGACGAACTCGTAGGACGAATCGACCGTCGGCGCGGGCACCGCGAGCGCGGCCACCGCGTAGGCGACCCCGAGCGTCGCGCGCCCGTGAATGTAGCTCGTCGGGCTGCGGTCGGTGAGCTCGCAGTAGACGATCGCCGCGAGCCAGATGGTGAGCAGTTCGAGCCAGAACGAGCCGAGCAGATGCAGCGTCGGATCGGCGGTGAGGACGATACGCTCGCTCACGAGCCGAGTGGCGAACGGGTAGAGCATGTGTGGCGGTTCGCCGGTGAACAGATCGCCGAACGGATGGCTGATGAAGCCGATCAGCGCCGTCAACAGTATCGCTTTCGGCCCGAGATCGCCGTAGTGCGCACCGAGTTCGGCGATCGCGAGGCTCGTGAGCGCGAACGCGGCCATCACGAGCGCGCCGAGTGGCCCGCTCACGACGCCGGCGACCGCGACCAGCCCGCCGAGCGCGACCAGTGCGCCACCGCTCTCGGCGTTCAACAGCGAGCGGAGACGCTCGCTGTTCGGCGGCGACTCGTCGCTCCCGTCGCTTGCTGCTTCGCTCCGTGCACGACTCCAGAACCAGAGCGCGACGGCCACGACCGTGCCGACGACCAGCGAGTGGGTCACGGCGCGGTGGACGAGGTTGCCGGCCGACCAGAAGCTCTCGGCGGCGTCGGCGACACCGCTGGCCGAGGCCAGCCCGACCGGCGCGTAGAGGATGTCGACGTCGGGGGCGGTGGCGAACGCGCCCGCCGACGCGCCGAGGGCCAACGAGCGCTTGCGCGAGCAGCCGACCAGGCGCGCTCCGCCCGCGACGGTCGCGAACGCACCCAGTGCGTGGCCGACGAACATACCGCTGCTGACGGCCGGGACGGGCATAAACCGTTCGTGGTGGGATCGTCAGCATCACGAAACGAACGGCATTTCAACGCTGCCCGAATCACCCCGGTATGGAACGACCCGCGGTGGGTGAACTCACCCCGCCCAACCGAACGCTGATGGGTCCCGGCCCGAGCGACGTCCACCCGCGCGTTCGCCGCGCGATGGCCACGCCGCTCGTCGGTCATCTCGACCCCGCGTTCGTCGATCTGATGGACGAAGTCCAGGACCTCCTCCGATACGTCTTCCGGACCGACAACGAGTGGACGATCCCGATCAGTGGGACCGGCTCGGCGGCGATGGAGGCCGCCATCGCGAACCTCACCGAACCGGGCGACACGGTCGTGGTCCCCGGCAACGGCTACTTCGGCGGGCGGATGGCGTCGATGGTCGAGCGGGTCGGCGGCGAGACCGTGACGGTCGACGCCCCGTGGGGCGAACCGCTCGATATCGACGACGTGCGTGCGGCCTTCGACGCTCACGATCCCGACCTGCTGGCGTTCGTCCACGGCGAGACGAGCACCGGTGTGCTCCAGCCCGACGTGCCGGCGCTCACCGAACTCGCCCACGACAACGACGCGCTCACCATCGTCGACGCGGTGACGACGTTCGGTGGCGTCGAGCTCAAAGTCGACGAGTGGGAGGTCGACGCGGCGTACTCGGCCGCCCAGAAGTGTCTCTCCGCGCCGCCGGGGGCGAGCCCGCTCACGCTCGGCGAGCAGGCGATGGCGAAGATCGAAGGGCGTGAATCGTCGGTGAACTCCTGGTATCTCGATCTCACCGAGCTCACCGATTACTGGGGCGAGGAGCGTGCCTACCACCACACAGCGCCGATCACGAACGTCTACGCGCTGCGGGAGGCGCTGCGCCTCGCCGCCGAGGAAGGGATCGAAGCGCGCTGGGAGCGCCACGAACGCGTCGCGAACGGGCTCCGAGCCGGCATCGAGGCGATGGGCCTCGAACTCGCGAGCACGAGCTGGCTGCCGAGCCTGAACACCGTTCGCCTGCCCGCCGACGTCGAGGACGCGGACGTGACCGACGCGCTGCTCGACGGCTACGATATCGAGGTCGCAGGCGGGCTGGGCGATCTCTCCGGCGAGATCCTCCGGGTCGGCTGTATGGGCCATTCTGCGCGCCGCTCGAACGTGTTATCGGTTCTCGGCGCGCTCGGCGACGTTCTCGGCGAGAGCGACGGGATCGACGCCGACGCGGGACTCGCGGCGGCGCGAAAAGAGCTGTCGAACTAGGCGAGCAGCGTCGGCCCGAGCGACGGGTGGAGCACGTCGTACTCGCCCGTACCGTCGACACCGATGACTGCCCAGTCGTAGTCGGGTTTGGCGTCGAGCAGGCGGTCCCTGAGATCGTGGGCCGCGTCCATCCACGCGACGAAACAGCGAAGCTCGCCCGATTCGGGCAGTTCGGTCGCCTCGTCGGCGGCCGTGACGCGGACGACGCGCCACTTGCGTTCGGCTCTGAGCTCGCAGCCGCTGCCCGAGACGGTGTAGCCGAGTTCCGTGAATATCGACC belongs to Halococcus qingdaonensis and includes:
- a CDS encoding dodecin codes for the protein MVYKKITMIGTSDDGFEAAVDDAVDRAEDTLNNVKWATTENLGVEIAEVDGREYQAEVEIAFELDE
- a CDS encoding pyridoxal-phosphate-dependent aminotransferase family protein — encoded protein: MERPAVGELTPPNRTLMGPGPSDVHPRVRRAMATPLVGHLDPAFVDLMDEVQDLLRYVFRTDNEWTIPISGTGSAAMEAAIANLTEPGDTVVVPGNGYFGGRMASMVERVGGETVTVDAPWGEPLDIDDVRAAFDAHDPDLLAFVHGETSTGVLQPDVPALTELAHDNDALTIVDAVTTFGGVELKVDEWEVDAAYSAAQKCLSAPPGASPLTLGEQAMAKIEGRESSVNSWYLDLTELTDYWGEERAYHHTAPITNVYALREALRLAAEEGIEARWERHERVANGLRAGIEAMGLELASTSWLPSLNTVRLPADVEDADVTDALLDGYDIEVAGGLGDLSGEILRVGCMGHSARRSNVLSVLGALGDVLGESDGIDADAGLAAARKELSN
- a CDS encoding metal-dependent hydrolase yields the protein MPVPAVSSGMFVGHALGAFATVAGGARLVGCSRKRSLALGASAGAFATAPDVDILYAPVGLASASGVADAAESFWSAGNLVHRAVTHSLVVGTVVAVALWFWSRARSEAASDGSDESPPNSERLRSLLNAESGGALVALGGLVAVAGVVSGPLGALVMAAFALTSLAIAELGAHYGDLGPKAILLTALIGFISHPFGDLFTGEPPHMLYPFATRLVSERIVLTADPTLHLLGSFWLELLTIWLAAIVYCELTDRSPTSYIHGRATLGVAYAVAALAVPAPTVDSSYEFVFSVLAVGAVGPAPLVRRLRRSRRALDGESVLTATLTGLAAVTLASIAYAAVYLVL
- a CDS encoding DUF7116 family protein: MGTVTTTPSEEARSIFTELGYTVSGSGCELRAERKWRVVRVTAADEATELPESGELRCFVAWMDAAHDLRDRLLDAKPDYDWAVIGVDGTGEYDVLHPSLGPTLLA